The DNA window GGTGAAGGCGAACGTGATCCTGACCGAACCGGACGGTCTTGAACGGCTGAAGGCCATCCCTGCGGCCGAGTACAACCTGGTCCTGTCACCATGGAACGGGCACGCGATCGCAGAGCTCCTCAAGGAGAAGTTCAACACCCCGTACCTGACCTTTCCCGGCGTGCCGATCGGCCCGAAGCAGACCTCAGTCTTCCTCCGCACCATTGCAGAGACGCTGGGCATCCCCTCAGACCGGGTCGAAGCGGTGATCAAAAAAGAGGAGAAACGTGTCTATCGGGTGATGGAACACCTCGGTGATATGCACCTGCTCGTTCGTCCGCACCCGTACTTTGCGGTGGTGGCCGATGCGGGCACGGCAGTCAGTATCACCAACTATCTGACCAACGAGATGGGGTACCTGCCGGAGATCGTCCAGATCACCGACAGCCCTCCTGACGAGGTTCGGGACGCGATCGTCGATGCGATCGCGGGCCACCTCGAAACTCCGGTCAGACCAGAGGTGATCTTCGAGGCAGATTCGTACAAGATCCGCCAGAACCTGAAGGGACGGTCCTTCATGTTCCTGTACGCCAGTTCTCTCGAAGCACCGACTGCTATGGAGGAGTTCTCGGCCCTCTCGCTGAGCGTGGCCTTCCCAACCCTGAACCGGCTGATCCTTGAACGGAACTATGCCGGCTTCTCGGGAGGTCTGACTCTGATGGAGGACAGTATGAGCCCGTTCGCCGGTCCGCTCTAGATCTGGTCCTGAAGAGATCCCTTCAGGGGGATTTCCTCTATTTTTTGTATATCTGGTGTCCAAAGGGTTGTTCCCCGATGCAGATCGCCCTTTACGTCTTTTACCACTCTTCTCTCATCTCCTGGATCAATCTCTGGGGACAGTCACAGGATCTTGCCGCAATATCCCGAAATATCGGTAGTACGAGCCAAATTTTGCTCAATTCTGACCGTATTTATCAATTCAATCCCAATAATCGTATGGTGACCAGATGACAGCATCACGTAATATTGCCATTTATGGAAAAGGAGGTATAGGAAAGTCGACGACCTCATCAAATCTCTCTGCAGCCCTCTCTGAACTGGGCCTCACTGTCATGCAGATCGGGTGCGATCCCAAGGCCGACTCGACCAACAACCTCCGTGGCGGGGAGTCGATCCCCTCGGTGCTGGACGCCCTGCGAAGTGGAAAGAAGATCGAGATCGGAGATATCGTCTTCAAAGGATTCAATGGGGTTCTCTGTGTCGAGGCCGGCGGGCCCGAGCCCGGAGTCGGCTGCGCAGGCCGGGGAATCATCACGGCCATCGAACTGCTGAAACAGAAGAAGGTCTTTGAGGAGTTCTCCCCTGATATCGTGCTGTACGATGTGCTCGGCGATGTGGTCTGCGGTGGTTTCTCTGTCCCGATCCGGGAAGGAGTGGCAGAGCAGGTCTATACCGTCGCCTCTTCCGACTTCATGGCTCTCTATGCCGCCAATAATCTCTTCAAGGGGATCAAGAAGTATGCGAACAATGGTGGAGCTCTCTTCAGCGGGATCATCGCAAACTCGATGAGCAAGCCGGTCCAGCGGGAGATCATCGATGATTTCGCCGTTCATACGTCGACGACCGTCGCAGGCTACGTGGAGCGATCTCTGGCCGTGACCAGGAGTGAACTCCGGGGGCAGACGGTCATCGAACGGGATCCTGACTCCCCCCAGGCCGATGTCTATCGAAGGCTTGCGAAGGGGATTGTCGAGAATCAGAAGCGGTATGTTCCCGCTCCGCTCGATGCCGAAGAACTCAAAAAGTGGGCTTCCAGCTGGTCTGATCGGATCATCGGGCAGGACGCTGACGAGGAGGCCCCCAAGAGCACATCATATCCACCAGCAGGGAGTGAGGGACTCAGTTAATCTCTTTCCCCTCTCTGATGAACATCTATTTTTGTATATCCTCAGGGGGTTCTGTAGATATTATCATGGATTTACTCAGCACGGTGTGCACCGCGGGGATGATGATCCCTGTCCTCTGAACGACTGATCTCCAGGACAGATCAGTATCGGGTGCTGATCGATCAACAGGGGACCGGGCATATCCGGATCACGAGGCGGGTGAACTTCCGGGTGATCCTCTCTCTGCTGGGCGATCTCTTCACCACGCTTCAGGATGAGGGGAAAGATCCGGTGATCACCCTGTATCTCACCCAGTCACTCTGTGCCGATATGTCGGATAACATCTCTGCGTTCATCGAATTCTGTAACCGCTGTCTTGCAGGGACGGTCAGTCTGGTGGTCATCGATCAGGAGCCATGACCTGCAGATCACAATTGTTAACAATTGTGAACTCCTAGATAGTAGTGTGAGAAATCATGAGTGATCGTTTTTGTCTCCGCACATGAAAATCCCGTGAAGAGCTCTGCAGACCGAATGATCCACCTGCCCCCTTCGGCGAAGCTCGTGTACAGGGTGATCGAGACGGATGGTGCACAGACCCAGAAGGATCTGATCCAGAAGACCACGCTCCCTTCCCGGACTGTCAGGTATGCAATCAGCAGATTGCGGGAAGCAGATATCATATCAGAGCGGTTTCACTTCATCGATGCTCGTCAGAGTCTCTATGGGTTGAAGGTCGCTTCTGACCGGGGGGTATGAAGTACCCGTGCCGGTCATATCAGAACCTGGTGCCGATCTATCGGTAATCATCACGAAAATTCCTTTTTTTTTCGCGCTCTCCGTCTGGCGCATGGTTTAACCCACCCGTGGCTTCCTGACGGAGCCGGCTGATTCAAGCGACATATGGATACGGGGGGTTTGGATGCCTACCTCGATAGCCCCCTGCAATGAGGAGAGAGCGAATCCCTCCTCAATCTTTTTCTCAGATCAGTGTTTCAGATCACTGTACCAGGAGATTGCATGGATATCGGAGATCGGATACAGTCATGTGCGGAATCGCTCGGAGTCGACTATGTCGGTGTCGCGGACCTGACAGAGGCCCGGGAGTTCATCATCGAGCAGGGCGGGCCGGCGATCGGTCAGTACCCGTTCGGGGTGACGATGGGAATAGCCCTCATCGATCCCATCGTCGACCTGCTGCCCGACCGGGAGCGGAACGGAGGCGGGATTCTCTATAAGCACCATGCCTATGATGTGGTGAACACTACGCT is part of the Methanosphaerula palustris E1-9c genome and encodes:
- a CDS encoding winged helix-turn-helix transcriptional regulator; protein product: MKSSADRMIHLPPSAKLVYRVIETDGAQTQKDLIQKTTLPSRTVRYAISRLREADIISERFHFIDARQSLYGLKVASDRGV
- a CDS encoding nitrogenase component 1, which produces MTLSESDEQQTSTETTSSSIMEAPRYSCALAGAYATATGIYGVVPILHSGAGCGIAQLFGQFYAAGQNAGGPIGGTNTPCSGLVEEHVIFGGEKKLRQLIQSTTELMNGTFYAVIAGCVPSLIGDDMASVVGEFRKQVPIVFVNTSGFKGTSYDGYELFFTSVIDQFLTELPVEKGTVNVFGIVPDQHIFWKGESRVIKETLAEIGVKANVILTEPDGLERLKAIPAAEYNLVLSPWNGHAIAELLKEKFNTPYLTFPGVPIGPKQTSVFLRTIAETLGIPSDRVEAVIKKEEKRVYRVMEHLGDMHLLVRPHPYFAVVADAGTAVSITNYLTNEMGYLPEIVQITDSPPDEVRDAIVDAIAGHLETPVRPEVIFEADSYKIRQNLKGRSFMFLYASSLEAPTAMEEFSALSLSVAFPTLNRLILERNYAGFSGGLTLMEDSMSPFAGPL
- a CDS encoding nucleotide-binding protein; amino-acid sequence: MTASRNIAIYGKGGIGKSTTSSNLSAALSELGLTVMQIGCDPKADSTNNLRGGESIPSVLDALRSGKKIEIGDIVFKGFNGVLCVEAGGPEPGVGCAGRGIITAIELLKQKKVFEEFSPDIVLYDVLGDVVCGGFSVPIREGVAEQVYTVASSDFMALYAANNLFKGIKKYANNGGALFSGIIANSMSKPVQREIIDDFAVHTSTTVAGYVERSLAVTRSELRGQTVIERDPDSPQADVYRRLAKGIVENQKRYVPAPLDAEELKKWASSWSDRIIGQDADEEAPKSTSYPPAGSEGLS